The Candidatus Alcyoniella australis nucleotide sequence TTTTTCTCGGTCAGAAGCATCCCGCAAGGGGCCATGACCATCCGAAGGCCCAGCGATGCGCCGTAACGGGTGATTTCGAGAATGTCGTCTCGCAGCATCGGCTCGCCGCCGGTCAGGATGATGATCGGCTTTGCAAACGATGCGATGTCGTCCATCACCGCCTTGATCTGATCCGTGTCGAGTTCGCCCGCATAAGGGCCCTTGCAGGCGGCGGCGCGGCAGTGCATGCATTCCAGCACGCACGAGCGGGTCACCTCCCATGCGATCAGCCGCGGGATGAAAGCATCGTGTTCTTTCAACGGCCGCCCCGGATCAGGGCCGCAGCCTCCATGGCGAAGTAGGTGAGGATAATCTGCGCGCCGGCTCTGCGGATCGATATCAAAGACTCCATCATGGCCCGCTCGCCGTCCAGCCAGCCCCGCTCGGCTGCGGCCTTTATCATGGCAAACTCGCCTGACACGTTGTACGCGGCGATGGGCAGCTCGAACTCGTCGGCTGCGCGGCGGATCACGTCGAGATACGGCAGCGCCGGTTTGACCATGACGATGTCGGCTCCCTCGTCGATGTCAAGGGAGATTTCCCTTATCGCCTCGTCCAGGTTGGCCGGGTCCATCTGGTAGGACCGCCGGTCCCCGAACGCCGGGGCCGAATCAGCGGCCTCTCGAAACGGGCCGTAAAACGATGAGCAGTACTTGGCCGAATAAGCCATGATCGCCTTGTCCACAAACCCAGCGTCGTCCAGCGCCTCTCGTATCACGCCCACCCGGCCGTCCATCATGTCCGAAGGCGCCACAATGTCCGCTCCCGCATCCGCATGACTCAGCGCTGTCCGGGCCAGCAACGGCAACGTCGCGTCGTTGTCAACGGCGTTTTGCTCGATCACGCCGCAATGCCCGTGGCTGGTGTACTCGCAAAGGCACACGTCGGTAATCACGGTCAGGTAGGGCACGGCTTTCTTGATGGCCCGCACCGCGCTTTGCACGATCCCGTTATCGTCCCATGCGCCCGAGCCGTTATCGTCCTTGGACTCGGGGATGCCGAACAGGATCACAGCCGGGATGTCGAGCGATTGGATCTTTTCGCATTCGGCGGCGATCAGGTCCACCGACATCCGAAAGCATCCGGGCATGGCCCCAATGGGCTCGCTTATACCCCTGCCCGGCCGAACGAAAAGCGGCATGACAAGGTTGTCGCAGCTTATGCGGGTCTGGCGCACCATCCGCCTTATGTTCTCGCTGATCCGAAGCCGTCGCAGCCGCTCGACTGGAAATGGCATCTAATCGTCCTCCGAAAAATAGCGCATGCTGGTGCGCTTTAGCTCTTTTATTGAAAACAAAACCTCGTATCGTGTTTCGCCCGTCTGATTTGCGATCTTTTCGGCCACGGCCAAAACCTCATCGCGGGTCCGACCGTGTATCATCGCGTAAAGGTTGTAAGGCCAGTCGATAATCCTGGGCCGCAAGTAGC carries:
- the hemB gene encoding porphobilinogen synthase yields the protein MPFPVERLRRLRISENIRRMVRQTRISCDNLVMPLFVRPGRGISEPIGAMPGCFRMSVDLIAAECEKIQSLDIPAVILFGIPESKDDNGSGAWDDNGIVQSAVRAIKKAVPYLTVITDVCLCEYTSHGHCGVIEQNAVDNDATLPLLARTALSHADAGADIVAPSDMMDGRVGVIREALDDAGFVDKAIMAYSAKYCSSFYGPFREAADSAPAFGDRRSYQMDPANLDEAIREISLDIDEGADIVMVKPALPYLDVIRRAADEFELPIAAYNVSGEFAMIKAAAERGWLDGERAMMESLISIRRAGAQIILTYFAMEAAALIRGGR